ATGTTTTTGGAAATATTGAAAAGCTATTTTGAAACTTATAAATTTAAAAATGCCAATACTGATGATTTTATAACCATAGCCACTGATATATGCGGCAATGAGGCAGCAACCTTTTTAAAAAACAGATTATCCGGAAAAAACTAAAAGAAGCAGAAAGTCTGCTTCTTTTGACTTATTATTTGCACAAACATAGGTTCTCGGAACCCGCCAGCAATCTTTGATTGCTAATCTGGATATGGGTTCTTATATGTCCTGGGCTTTAAGAATTTTAAGCTGCTCTTCCGTTAGGCTGTCCAAAAACTGCGCCTTTTTAGTAAGATCCATCCTTGTGATAACTTTTTTTTCAATAAGTAACTCAATAATGCTAACAATTGCAAGAGTGTTTTTATAGTCGGTATCTTTAAGGTCGGCTAACTGACCCGCAAAATCAATATTATTCATAATTTCTCCTCCCAAATAATTCCTACTTAAATAATTGTCAAAACTCATTTTATTTATTCAGTGAAGTATAGTAAAATAATATGAAGCTGGGAGAATAAAAATAACAAAATATAGGAAAGATATCAAACAGGTAAAATATTGTTGAATTTTCTTGAAATTATGATATAATAATTTCAAAATGGCAAAGCCATTTGAAATCATTTGACATGAAAGCTGCAAGCAGGTTTCATGAAATAATTAATTCCAATATATTAAAAATATATAAACCTATGACGGGAAATAGTAGTTATGTATTTATATAAAGAGAGCCGGCGGGCGGTGAAAGCCGGTTATATAGCATAGTGAATCCATCCCGGAGGGATTGCGACCAATTAAGCAATATCGTCAGTGCACGTTACAGCACATAAAGAGGATGGCTATCAATAGTGTAAATATTATTAATAGCTTATCAATTAGGGTGGCAACACGGAAATATTAGCCTTTCGTCCCTTGATAAGGGGATGAAGGGCTTTTTTATTTTAGGATAATTATAATATATTTTATTCATATTATTATCAGGAGGTAATGTAAATGCTGGATTTAAAGAGGATAAGAAGCAATCCCAGTGAAGTAAAGGAATTAATGAAAATAAGGGGGGAGTCCTTCGACTTATCCCTTATAGATAGAGTTGTGGAACTGGACGAAAGCAGGAGAAAAATCCTTACTGAAGTTGAAGCACTTAAAAACAAGAGAAACGCCATAACCCAGGAGGTAGCAAAATTAAAGAAGCAGCAGCAGAATGCCGATGACTTACTGGCTGAATCAAAAGCCTTGGGCGAAAAAATCAAGGAATTTGATGACCAGATATCAGGCATAGATACAGAAATTGAAACTATAATGCTTACCATTCCAAACATACCAAACCCAACGGTTCCTCAGGGAGATACGGATGATGACAACGTTGAAATAAGAAAATGGGGCACACCCAGAGACTTTGGCTTTGAAGCAAAGGCCCATTGGGAAATAGGAACCGGGCTTAACATACTTGATTTTGAAATGGCAGGAAAGGTTACAGGCTCAAGATTTACCTTCTACAAAGGATTAGGAGCGCGTCTGGAGAGAGCATGTATAAATTTCATGCTGGATTTGCATACTACAAAGCATGGATATGAAGAAATATTCCCGCCTTTTATGGTGCACAGAAGGAGCATGGTAGGAACCGGCCAGCTCCCTAAATTTGAAGAGGATGCCTTCAAAGTTACCAATACAGATTACTTTTTAATTCCTACAGCAGAAGTGCCGGTAACCAACATGTACAGGGACGATGTTCTGGATGCCGATAAACTGACCATAAAACACGTTGCCTACACTGCCTGTTTCAGGGCGGAAGCCGGTTCTGCCGGAAGGGACACAAGGGGCCTTATAAGACAGCATCAGTTTAACAAGGTAGAGCTTGTTAAATTTGCCAAGCCGGAGGATTCCTATGAAGAGCTTGAAAAATTAACCCGCGATGCGGAAGAAGTACTGCAGCTTCTTGGCATACCTTACAGGGTGGTTAAAATATGCAGCGGTGATTTAGGCTTTACCGCAGCCATGAAGTATGACCTTGAGGTATGGATGCCCAGCTACGGAAGATATGTTGAAATATCATCCTGCAGCAATTTCGAGGATTTCCAGGCAAGAAGGGCTAATATAAAATACAAACCATCACCAAAGGATAAGCCTCAGTTCATTCATACACTAAACGGTTCCGGTGTGGCAGTAGGAAGAACCGTAGCCGCCATCTTAGAAAACTTCCAGGAAGCCGACGGCAGCGTAAAAATCCCCGAAGCCCTTAAGAATTACATGGGCGGCGTTGAAAAAATAGTGAAATAAAACCAGTAGCTTTATGGCATGTTTTGTGTTGACACAGTAAATTTTGATTGTTATAATATAAAATGTGCCGTTGGAGAGGTGGTCGAGTTGGTTTAAGGCACCGGTCTTGAAAACCGGCGTAGGGGTGACCCTACCGTGGGTTCGAATCCCACCCTCTCCGCCATTAATAATTTTTTGTAAACTTAAGCCAATGGAGAAGTACCCAAGTAGGCTGAAGGGGACGGTTTGCTAAACCGTTAGTAGGGGCAACTCTAGCGCGAGTTCGAATCTCGCCTTCTCCGCCAGAAAAGACATGGCTTTCCGCTAAGGGAAGCTGTGTTTTTCTTTATATTGGCAGGCATGTTATCTTAAATACAAAAGCATTATATCCTGCAGGGATACAGGCGCTTAACGAAAGTGCAACTAATGGTTGCGGAATTTTCAAGTCATGTTGATAGTATGCAACCGGAAGCTTTGTTATGATTTCCTTGCGATATCGTCAAAATGCTATTTGATGAATAGGAGGAATTCAAAATGATTTTGGCAGACAAAATTTTATCGTTGCGTAAAAACAACGGATGGTCTCAGGAAGAACTGGCAGAAAAAATGAACGTATCAAGACAGTCTATATCTAAATGGGAAAGCGCCGCCGCAATACCGGATATCAATCGCATACTGGAACTGGCGAAGCTTTTCGGTGTAACGACGGACTACCTGTTAAAAGATGATCTTGAAACGACTGTGTATTCCGATACAGATGAGACAGAAAATTATATACGCGTTTCATTACAGGAAATGAACGATTTTTTAAGGAATAAGGCTATCCATGGAAGGCAGGTTGCATTGGGCGTTATGTTATGTATTCTTTCCCCGGTTTTGTTGATTTTGCTGTCCACAGTATCGGAGGTGGGTGTTGCCGTAACCGAAAGAGCCGCATCCGGTATTGGCATTGTAACGTTATTATTGATGGTCTCAGGAGCCGTTGCCATATTTATTATCAGCAGTGCAAAAATGAAACGCTTTGAATACCTGCAAAATAGTAATTTTGAGCTTGAATATGGTTTATTGGGCATTGTAAAGGAAAAGCGGGCGGCATTTGAGACAACATATGTTCGGAAC
The Oxobacter pfennigii genome window above contains:
- the serS gene encoding serine--tRNA ligase; translation: MLDLKRIRSNPSEVKELMKIRGESFDLSLIDRVVELDESRRKILTEVEALKNKRNAITQEVAKLKKQQQNADDLLAESKALGEKIKEFDDQISGIDTEIETIMLTIPNIPNPTVPQGDTDDDNVEIRKWGTPRDFGFEAKAHWEIGTGLNILDFEMAGKVTGSRFTFYKGLGARLERACINFMLDLHTTKHGYEEIFPPFMVHRRSMVGTGQLPKFEEDAFKVTNTDYFLIPTAEVPVTNMYRDDVLDADKLTIKHVAYTACFRAEAGSAGRDTRGLIRQHQFNKVELVKFAKPEDSYEELEKLTRDAEEVLQLLGIPYRVVKICSGDLGFTAAMKYDLEVWMPSYGRYVEISSCSNFEDFQARRANIKYKPSPKDKPQFIHTLNGSGVAVGRTVAAILENFQEADGSVKIPEALKNYMGGVEKIVK
- a CDS encoding helix-turn-helix domain-containing protein; this encodes MILADKILSLRKNNGWSQEELAEKMNVSRQSISKWESAAAIPDINRILELAKLFGVTTDYLLKDDLETTVYSDTDETENYIRVSLQEMNDFLRNKAIHGRQVALGVMLCILSPVLLILLSTVSEVGVAVTERAASGIGIVTLLLMVSGAVAIFIISSAKMKRFEYLQNSNFELEYGLLGIVKEKRAAFETTYVRNMAIGVVLCILCVIPLVVAGIFEASSMTLSFFVALLLAIVSVAVYLLITAGTIKGSYDQLLREGEFEPKEQEHSKRVSKFAGFYWPIIVAVYLGWSFYTSNWGFTWVVWPIAALIFAGISSVLHASKP